In Janthinobacterium rivuli, a single genomic region encodes these proteins:
- a CDS encoding sodium-dependent transporter, which translates to MKQQAQGSGLTLKRAGFTTGFGVLAATLGSAVGLGNIWKFPYLTGANGGAGFLLIYLLATLLVGLPVMIAEITLGRRAKVNPISTMEQLAPKGKPWWLVGVIGMVAAFLIVAFYSEVVGWVFAYIAKAIDGSILSSDKLVTEAAFASLISNPLQSLLWQWGVLLFIGGILMLGVTKGIEAIAKKLMPLLFLLLLLLCAVSLSLDKAAEGLAFLFRPDFSKLTASVVLTAMGLAFFKLSVGMGTMMTYGSYFRDDQDIPVTTLRVMAADLGVSMLAGIAIFPAVFTFGFAPSAGPSLVFITIPAVFSQIPMGQALMVVFFILAAVAATGAMLSLMEVPVVIFHERFGWTRTRATIVTMLLLAVLGSVCALSNSTLADFKLFNLNMFDLFDFVSSNIFLPVGGIAIALFTGWAWGKDHFIDAISNHGQLQNRKLAHVLLFLLRFVSPVLILIVMLKGLKVF; encoded by the coding sequence ATGAAACAACAAGCTCAAGGATCAGGCCTGACCCTGAAACGGGCTGGCTTTACCACTGGCTTCGGCGTCCTCGCCGCCACCCTCGGTTCCGCAGTCGGCCTCGGCAACATCTGGAAGTTCCCCTACCTGACAGGCGCCAATGGCGGCGCCGGTTTCCTGCTCATCTATCTGCTCGCCACCTTATTAGTGGGATTGCCCGTGATGATCGCGGAAATCACCCTGGGACGCCGGGCCAAGGTCAATCCCATCTCCACCATGGAACAGCTGGCACCGAAGGGCAAGCCCTGGTGGCTGGTTGGCGTCATTGGCATGGTCGCCGCCTTCCTGATCGTCGCGTTCTATTCGGAAGTGGTGGGCTGGGTGTTTGCGTATATCGCCAAGGCCATCGATGGCTCCATCCTCAGCAGCGACAAGCTGGTGACGGAAGCGGCTTTCGCCTCACTGATCAGCAATCCTTTGCAATCGCTGTTGTGGCAATGGGGCGTACTGCTGTTTATCGGCGGCATATTGATGCTGGGCGTAACCAAGGGCATCGAAGCGATCGCCAAGAAACTCATGCCGCTGCTGTTCCTGCTGTTGCTGCTGCTCTGCGCGGTCAGCCTGTCGCTCGATAAAGCGGCCGAAGGCCTGGCGTTTCTGTTCCGTCCTGATTTTTCCAAGCTGACGGCTTCCGTCGTGCTGACGGCCATGGGCCTGGCCTTCTTTAAATTGTCCGTAGGCATGGGTACGATGATGACCTACGGCAGCTATTTCCGCGATGACCAAGATATCCCCGTCACGACTTTACGCGTAATGGCGGCCGACCTAGGCGTCTCCATGCTGGCCGGCATCGCCATCTTCCCCGCCGTGTTCACGTTTGGCTTCGCCCCCAGCGCGGGACCGTCGCTGGTGTTCATCACGATTCCCGCCGTGTTCTCGCAAATTCCCATGGGACAAGCATTGATGGTGGTGTTCTTCATTCTGGCAGCAGTCGCCGCCACGGGCGCGATGCTGTCGCTGATGGAAGTGCCCGTGGTGATTTTCCATGAACGCTTTGGCTGGACGCGCACCAGGGCCACCATCGTGACCATGCTGCTGCTGGCCGTGCTCGGTTCCGTATGCGCGCTGAGTAATAGCACCCTGGCGGACTTCAAGCTGTTTAATTTGAATATGTTTGATCTGTTCGACTTTGTATCATCGAATATCTTCCTGCCGGTAGGCGGCATCGCGATTGCCTTGTTTACCGGCTGGGCCTGGGGCAAGGACCATTTCATCGATGCGATCAGCAATCATGGCCAGTTGCAGAACAGAAAATTGGCCCATGTGCTGCTGTTCCTGCTGCGCTTTGTCTCTCCTGTCCTGATCCTGATCGTGATGCTGAAGGGCCTGAAAGTCTTCTAA
- a CDS encoding M15 family metallopeptidase, whose translation MSVASLQLEAVSNDPQFRHLSSIAGIAVDLRYATPDNFVGRDLYSPIDCAWLHRDAAAALEQAVAWLAERRPDHHLLVLDALRPQRVQQQLWDALQGTELLGYIAEPSRGSIHSFGMALDITIVGPDGQELDMGTGFDDLSERSHPALELVMLERGEITQGQVDHRRLLRDAMFQAGFFGINSEWWHFDCGDRVLVRQTYTRVL comes from the coding sequence ATGTCTGTTGCAAGTTTGCAATTGGAAGCGGTGAGTAATGATCCGCAATTTCGCCACCTGAGCAGCATCGCCGGCATCGCCGTCGACTTGCGCTATGCCACGCCCGACAATTTTGTCGGCCGCGACTTATACAGCCCCATCGATTGCGCCTGGCTGCACCGCGATGCGGCCGCCGCTCTGGAACAGGCCGTGGCCTGGCTGGCCGAGCGGCGACCCGATCATCATTTATTGGTACTCGACGCCCTGCGTCCGCAACGGGTGCAGCAGCAACTGTGGGATGCGCTGCAGGGAACGGAGTTGCTCGGCTATATCGCCGAGCCGTCGCGCGGCTCGATCCATTCGTTCGGCATGGCGCTCGACATCACCATCGTTGGGCCCGATGGGCAGGAACTCGACATGGGCACGGGCTTTGATGACCTGAGTGAGCGCTCGCACCCGGCGCTGGAGCTGGTGATGCTGGAAAGGGGAGAAATTACGCAGGGGCAAGTGGACCATCGCCGATTGTTGCGCGACGCCATGTTCCAGGCGGGCTTCTTCGGCATCAACAGCGAATGGTGGCATTTCGATTGCGGCGACCGGGTGCTGGTGCGCCAGACCTACACCCGGGTTCTTTAA
- a CDS encoding LysR family transcriptional regulator: MRLRHIEVFHAIMQVGTISGAAQVLHISQPAVTKVLQHCELQLGMPLFERVRGKLYPKPEAHRLFVETEKLNRDLLGIRRLAASLKGHAVETIRLVSTPTIAISVLPFAMTQWRRDFPHTRCQLATHHTGEIVNTLRLGEADLAVSLQDPRHPGIVAEPIAQGVMTVIAPAGTWREADCGTPLTAHGLNGELIGHADNDPLGELVVAACEAQDIHPVFSTVVQTYQIARSLVEAGAGMAVVDPFTAASGSPERLQRRPWAPTIPIQLYLLTASHSPLSHGARRLADSIGVAARNCLERGV; the protein is encoded by the coding sequence ATGCGGCTGCGTCATATCGAAGTGTTTCACGCCATCATGCAAGTTGGCACCATCAGCGGCGCCGCCCAGGTGCTGCATATCTCGCAACCGGCCGTAACCAAGGTCTTGCAGCATTGCGAATTGCAACTGGGCATGCCGCTGTTCGAGCGCGTACGGGGCAAGCTGTACCCGAAGCCCGAGGCGCACCGTTTGTTTGTCGAGACGGAAAAGCTCAACCGCGATTTATTGGGCATCCGCCGTCTGGCGGCCAGCCTGAAGGGCCATGCGGTGGAAACCATCCGCCTGGTCTCCACGCCGACGATTGCCATCAGCGTCTTGCCCTTCGCCATGACGCAGTGGCGGCGCGACTTCCCTCACACGCGTTGCCAACTGGCCACCCATCACACGGGCGAGATCGTCAATACCCTGCGCCTCGGTGAAGCGGACCTGGCCGTGTCGCTGCAAGACCCGCGCCATCCGGGCATCGTGGCCGAGCCGATCGCGCAGGGCGTCATGACGGTGATTGCGCCGGCCGGCACGTGGCGCGAGGCCGATTGCGGCACCCCGCTGACGGCGCATGGCCTGAATGGCGAGCTGATCGGCCATGCCGACAACGATCCGCTGGGTGAACTGGTGGTGGCCGCCTGCGAAGCGCAGGATATCCACCCTGTGTTTTCCACCGTGGTGCAAACCTATCAAATCGCCCGTTCCCTGGTGGAAGCGGGCGCCGGCATGGCCGTCGTCGACCCGTTTACGGCCGCGTCAGGCTCGCCCGAGCGGCTGCAGCGCCGTCCTTGGGCGCCCACGATCCCGATCCAACTGTATTTATTGACGGCGAGCCACTCGCCGCTGTCGCATGGCGCGCGGCGCCTGGCCGACAGCATCGGCGTGGCGGCGCGCAATTGCCTGGAAAGAGGCGTCTGA
- a CDS encoding N-acetylmuramoyl-L-alanine amidase, with translation MKKIALALLVALLSACTTPAPHLDHSLNARGQSPRVKFIVIHYTVSDLPRSIKILTEQVVSSHYLLTDTDKPKFYVLVDESRQANHAGVSNWKTYTQLNVSSIGIEIVNPGYKDTPEGRLWYPFPQAQIDELIPLLKDIQARYNIAPENILGHNEIAPQRKQDPGPLFPWRQLADAGLIVWPDANRVAAQRIMFEQQVPDAVWFQKKLAQHGYATPNTGVFDEATRNVLIAFQMKYRNTLFDGTPDGETAALLEVLTTPVPAAPAVVAK, from the coding sequence ATGAAAAAAATCGCCCTCGCCCTGCTGGTGGCCCTGCTCTCCGCCTGTACCACGCCCGCGCCGCACCTCGACCACAGCTTGAACGCGCGCGGCCAGAGCCCGCGCGTGAAATTCATCGTCATCCATTACACGGTCAGCGACCTGCCCCGCTCGATCAAGATCCTGACGGAACAAGTGGTCAGCAGCCATTATTTGCTGACGGACACGGACAAGCCGAAGTTTTACGTGCTGGTCGACGAATCGCGCCAGGCCAACCACGCGGGTGTGAGTAACTGGAAGACTTATACACAGTTGAATGTCAGCTCGATCGGCATCGAGATCGTCAATCCCGGTTACAAGGACACGCCGGAAGGCCGTCTCTGGTACCCGTTCCCGCAGGCGCAGATCGATGAGCTGATTCCGCTGCTGAAAGATATCCAGGCCCGCTACAACATCGCGCCGGAAAATATCCTTGGTCATAACGAGATCGCGCCGCAGCGCAAGCAGGATCCGGGTCCGCTGTTCCCATGGCGTCAGCTGGCCGATGCGGGCCTGATCGTCTGGCCGGACGCGAACCGCGTTGCCGCGCAGCGAATCATGTTTGAGCAGCAAGTGCCGGATGCCGTCTGGTTCCAGAAAAAGCTGGCCCAGCACGGTTATGCGACGCCGAACACGGGCGTGTTCGATGAAGCGACGCGCAATGTGCTGATCGCCTTCCAGATGAAATACCGCAACACTTTGTTCGATGGCACGCCCGATGGCGAAACGGCGGCCCTGCTGGAAGTGCTGACGACGCCAGTCCCAGCGGCCCCAGCTGTTGTTGCAAAGTAG
- a CDS encoding N-acetylglucosamine kinase, with amino-acid sequence MISFPATNIDTAVLGLGIDAGGTQTRWALAGADGAIVADGAVQGLSALQMSSDAGRAAVHATFAKLSQAVLAIGQPRAVVAGLTGFGGDDVALAHMLADLLALDAVDVTICNDIDIAYRDSFEPGEGYLVYAGTGSIAAWIDADGVFHRAGGRGVLLDDGGGGYWIAREALRHIWRREDEAPGSWQEAPMAEAVFAQLGGSDWSLSRAFMYGQDRGAIGRLALAVAASADADPLALDILQRAGQELARLALALVSRHGPRPVVLAGRAAQLHPAIASAMRAALPVSLTMEQKVARPHEAAARIAVKTAVKKQVNTEHFINPNTDPS; translated from the coding sequence ATGATTTCCTTCCCTGCAACCAATATTGACACTGCCGTGCTCGGGCTGGGCATCGACGCGGGTGGCACGCAAACGCGCTGGGCTTTGGCCGGCGCGGATGGTGCCATCGTGGCGGACGGGGCCGTGCAAGGCTTGTCTGCCTTGCAAATGAGCAGCGATGCGGGCCGCGCAGCCGTGCACGCCACGTTTGCGAAATTGTCTCAGGCTGTGCTGGCTATCGGCCAGCCGCGCGCCGTGGTGGCGGGCTTGACGGGCTTTGGCGGCGACGATGTGGCGCTGGCGCACATGCTGGCAGACTTGCTGGCGCTGGACGCCGTTGACGTGACGATCTGCAATGATATCGACATCGCCTATCGCGACAGTTTTGAACCCGGCGAAGGTTATCTGGTCTACGCTGGCACGGGCTCGATTGCCGCCTGGATCGATGCGGATGGCGTGTTTCACCGCGCAGGCGGGCGCGGCGTGTTACTTGACGATGGCGGCGGCGGTTACTGGATCGCGCGCGAAGCCTTGCGCCATATCTGGCGCCGCGAAGACGAGGCGCCCGGCAGCTGGCAAGAGGCGCCCATGGCCGAAGCCGTGTTTGCGCAACTGGGCGGCAGCGACTGGTCATTGTCGCGCGCCTTCATGTATGGCCAGGACCGGGGCGCCATCGGCCGGCTGGCGCTGGCCGTGGCCGCCAGTGCCGATGCCGACCCGCTGGCGCTGGACATCTTGCAGCGCGCGGGACAGGAACTGGCGCGCCTGGCCTTGGCACTGGTATCGCGCCATGGCCCGCGTCCCGTGGTGTTGGCGGGCCGCGCGGCGCAATTGCACCCGGCCATTGCGTCAGCCATGCGCGCCGCTTTGCCTGTATCGTTGACGATGGAACAGAAAGTTGCCCGTCCACATGAGGCGGCGGCCAGGATCGCCGTCAAGACGGCCGTCAAGAAACAGGTCAACACTGAACATTTTATTAACCCGAACACGGATCCTTCATGA
- a CDS encoding glycoside hydrolase family 10 protein gives MLSTFKKRLGASAGVLAALATATLLSSCTSTKLPSAVTPGEAGLPAVPPVQHITGEVPPPAPREFRAAWVSTVANIDWPSRSNLPVAKQQAEALAILDRAKSLNLNAIVLQVRPSADTIYPSQLEPWSEYLTGKQGQPPLPMYDPLAFWVTQAHARGLELHAWFNPYRARHATAKSPLARDSFASTNPASVKQYGRYLWMDPGDAAASKHTTDVVLDVVRRYDIDGVHIDDYFYPYPIDAPGAGAGAETAALDAGNGGAKRELPFPDEPSWQQYLLAGGQLDRPSWRRQNVNQLIEALYTGIHREKSWVRFGISPFGIGRPDRRPAGIVGFSQYDKLYADAELWLAKGWLDYLSPQLYWPVAQAPQAFGVLLDYWLAQNPYGRHVWPGLYTSRIDNSAKSFTPQEIIKQVEVTRTRPGANGQVHFSMVPLMQNRKGVSDQLKASVYQSPALIPATPWLGKEAPGTPVLALRRDSSSLNIKLTAGGGKAVAQYAVWARYDEDWRFTVVTGVQGELTLVDDATGKVNAVVVSAVDRLGNESPRVTVRAPFTVAAK, from the coding sequence TTGTTGTCTACTTTCAAAAAACGCCTGGGCGCCAGCGCCGGCGTATTGGCCGCGCTGGCCACCGCCACATTGCTCAGCAGCTGTACCAGCACCAAGCTGCCGTCCGCGGTGACGCCGGGCGAGGCGGGTTTGCCGGCCGTGCCGCCCGTACAGCACATCACGGGCGAAGTGCCGCCGCCGGCGCCGCGCGAATTTCGCGCCGCCTGGGTCTCGACGGTCGCCAATATCGACTGGCCCAGCCGCAGCAATTTGCCTGTCGCCAAGCAGCAAGCCGAAGCGCTGGCCATCCTCGACCGCGCCAAGTCCTTGAATCTGAACGCGATTGTGCTGCAAGTGCGCCCTAGCGCCGACACGATTTACCCGTCGCAGCTGGAGCCGTGGTCGGAATACCTGACTGGCAAGCAAGGCCAGCCGCCATTGCCCATGTATGATCCGCTGGCCTTCTGGGTGACGCAGGCGCATGCGCGCGGCCTGGAGTTGCACGCCTGGTTCAATCCCTACCGTGCCCGTCACGCGACGGCCAAGTCGCCGCTGGCGCGCGACAGTTTCGCGTCCACCAATCCGGCGTCCGTCAAGCAATACGGCCGCTACCTGTGGATGGATCCGGGCGACGCCGCCGCGTCCAAGCACACGACGGACGTGGTGCTCGACGTGGTGCGCCGCTACGATATCGATGGCGTGCACATCGACGATTACTTTTATCCGTATCCGATCGACGCGCCCGGCGCTGGTGCCGGTGCGGAAACTGCCGCGCTGGACGCGGGCAATGGCGGCGCCAAGCGCGAACTGCCGTTTCCCGATGAGCCTTCCTGGCAGCAATATCTGCTGGCCGGTGGCCAGCTGGACCGCCCTTCCTGGCGCCGCCAGAACGTCAACCAGCTGATCGAAGCTTTATATACAGGCATACACCGCGAAAAGAGCTGGGTGCGTTTCGGCATCAGCCCGTTCGGCATCGGCCGTCCGGACCGCCGCCCTGCCGGCATCGTCGGCTTCAGCCAGTACGATAAATTGTATGCGGATGCGGAATTGTGGCTGGCCAAGGGCTGGCTCGATTATCTGTCGCCGCAGCTGTACTGGCCCGTGGCGCAGGCGCCGCAAGCGTTTGGCGTGCTGCTCGACTACTGGCTGGCGCAAAATCCGTATGGCCGCCATGTGTGGCCAGGCCTGTACACGAGCCGCATCGACAATTCCGCCAAGTCTTTCACGCCGCAAGAGATCATCAAGCAAGTCGAAGTGACGCGCACTCGCCCTGGCGCGAATGGCCAGGTGCATTTCAGCATGGTGCCTCTGATGCAGAACCGCAAGGGTGTCAGCGACCAGCTCAAGGCGAGCGTGTATCAAAGCCCTGCCCTGATTCCCGCCACGCCGTGGCTGGGCAAGGAAGCGCCGGGTACGCCCGTGCTGGCCTTGCGCCGCGATTCCAGCAGCCTCAACATCAAATTGACGGCGGGCGGCGGCAAAGCCGTGGCGCAATACGCCGTCTGGGCCCGCTATGACGAAGACTGGCGTTTTACCGTGGTCACGGGCGTGCAAGGCGAGTTGACCCTGGTCGACGATGCCACCGGTAAAGTCAATGCGGTGGTGGTCAGCGCCGTGGACCGCCTCGGCAATGAAAGCCCCCGCGTTACCGTGCGCGCACCATTTACGGTCGCCGCCAAGTAA
- a CDS encoding MFS transporter codes for MELVKQTAPARANKPSNKPWLWIPSLYFGQGIPYVVVMTLSVIMYKNYGFSNTDIALYTSWLYLPWVIKPLWSPFIDMYRTKRFWIVGLQLVIGAALALVALTTSLPHFFQISLAIFWLMAFSSATHDIAADGFYMLGLEEHQQAAFVGVRSTFYRLAMIAGQGGLVYLAGYLTHATGNVQLAWSVVFAILAGLFIALFLYHYFVLPKPKDDHPSIQGAGVSPLQEFVATFAAFFKKKDIVVILGFLLLFRLGEAQLLKLAAPFLLDPVAKGGLGLSTEQVGLVYGTIGVIALTLGGLLGGFIISRFGLKRCLWIMVLSVHLPDLVFVYLASALPSSIYVIAGGIALEQFGYGFGFASYMLYMIMVSDGAHKTAHYAICTGFMALGMMLPGMASGWIQQMLGYQHFFIWVCIATIPAFIMAALVKIDPEFGKKAEA; via the coding sequence ATGGAGCTAGTGAAACAAACCGCCCCGGCGCGCGCGAATAAGCCATCAAATAAGCCGTGGCTGTGGATCCCTTCCCTGTATTTCGGCCAGGGCATCCCCTATGTAGTGGTCATGACCTTGTCCGTGATCATGTACAAGAACTATGGTTTCAGCAATACGGATATTGCCCTGTACACCAGCTGGTTGTACTTGCCGTGGGTCATCAAGCCCCTGTGGTCGCCCTTCATCGATATGTACCGCACCAAGCGCTTCTGGATCGTCGGCTTGCAGCTGGTGATCGGCGCCGCGCTGGCGCTGGTGGCCCTGACGACCTCGCTGCCGCACTTTTTCCAGATCAGCCTGGCCATCTTCTGGCTGATGGCCTTCAGTTCCGCCACGCATGATATTGCCGCCGACGGCTTTTATATGCTGGGCCTGGAAGAGCACCAGCAAGCGGCCTTTGTCGGCGTGCGCAGCACCTTTTACCGCCTGGCGATGATCGCCGGTCAGGGTGGCCTCGTGTACCTGGCCGGCTATCTCACGCATGCGACGGGCAATGTGCAGCTGGCCTGGTCCGTCGTGTTCGCCATTCTGGCGGGCCTGTTCATCGCCCTCTTCCTGTATCACTATTTTGTCTTGCCGAAACCCAAGGACGACCACCCCAGCATCCAGGGCGCCGGTGTTTCTCCTCTGCAAGAGTTTGTCGCCACCTTTGCTGCCTTTTTCAAGAAGAAGGATATTGTCGTCATCCTCGGCTTCTTGCTGCTGTTCCGCCTCGGCGAAGCGCAACTGCTCAAATTGGCCGCGCCTTTCCTGCTCGACCCTGTCGCCAAGGGCGGCCTGGGCCTCAGCACGGAACAGGTGGGCCTCGTCTACGGCACCATCGGCGTGATCGCCCTGACCCTCGGTGGCTTGCTGGGCGGATTCATCATTTCCCGCTTCGGCTTGAAACGCTGTTTGTGGATCATGGTGCTGTCCGTGCACCTGCCCGACCTGGTCTTTGTTTACCTGGCCAGCGCCTTGCCCAGCAGCATCTATGTGATCGCCGGTGGCATCGCGCTGGAGCAATTCGGCTATGGCTTCGGTTTCGCTTCTTATATGTTGTACATGATCATGGTCTCCGATGGCGCGCATAAAACGGCCCATTACGCGATTTGCACGGGTTTCATGGCCTTGGGCATGATGTTGCCCGGCATGGCCAGCGGCTGGATACAGCAAATGCTCGGCTACCAGCACTTCTTCATATGGGTCTGCATCGCCACGATTCCAGCTTTCATCATGGCTGCGCTGGTCAAGATCGATCCCGAATTCGGCAAGAAGGCCGAGGCCTGA
- a CDS encoding N-acetylmuramic acid 6-phosphate etherase: protein MLKTETPSRRHPDLDLYPVEQLVAALVDDQFWAVEAVRLASPDIAAAITAALPRIAAGGRLLYVGAGTSGRLGVLDSVELNPTFSWPPERAVAILAGGAGAMFTAVEGAEDDLSQGEKDLLALQPQVNDVVILLAASGATPYVLGALLAARQAGALTIGIANNVDAPVAHEAQCGIVLDTGMEVISGSTRLKAGTAQKITLNTISSALMVGLHKTYGNLMVDLKPTNAKLIWRAVRLTMHATGASEVQARTVLEQCHYHVKVAIVALIKKINTNQAQALLAGADGSVRAALAA from the coding sequence CTGAAACTCCGAGCCGGCGGCATCCGGATCTGGACCTGTATCCGGTGGAGCAACTGGTGGCGGCGCTGGTCGATGACCAGTTCTGGGCCGTCGAGGCCGTCCGGTTGGCCTCGCCCGACATCGCCGCCGCCATCACGGCCGCCCTGCCTCGCATCGCTGCCGGTGGGCGGCTGCTGTATGTGGGCGCCGGCACGTCGGGCCGCCTGGGCGTACTCGACAGCGTTGAACTCAATCCCACGTTTTCCTGGCCACCGGAACGGGCCGTCGCCATCCTGGCCGGCGGCGCGGGCGCCATGTTTACGGCTGTGGAAGGCGCGGAAGATGATTTATCGCAAGGTGAGAAGGATTTACTGGCCCTGCAGCCGCAGGTCAATGACGTGGTGATTCTGCTGGCCGCCTCCGGCGCCACGCCGTATGTGCTGGGCGCCTTGCTGGCCGCACGCCAGGCGGGCGCCTTGACGATAGGCATCGCCAACAATGTGGATGCCCCCGTGGCGCACGAGGCGCAATGCGGCATCGTGCTCGACACGGGTATGGAAGTCATTTCCGGCAGCACGCGTTTGAAGGCGGGCACGGCGCAAAAAATCACCCTGAACACGATTTCCAGCGCCCTGATGGTCGGTTTGCACAAAACTTACGGAAACTTGATGGTAGACTTGAAGCCGACCAACGCCAAGCTGATCTGGCGGGCGGTGCGTCTGACCATGCACGCCACGGGCGCCAGCGAAGTGCAGGCCAGGACCGTGCTGGAGCAATGCCACTATCACGTCAAGGTGGCGATTGTTGCCTTGATCAAAAAAATCAACACAAACCAGGCACAGGCATTGTTGGCCGGCGCGGACGGCAGTGTGCGGGCGGCACTGGCGGCGTGA